In Syntrophomonas wolfei subsp. wolfei str. Goettingen G311, a single window of DNA contains:
- a CDS encoding Yip1 family protein, whose protein sequence is MTLTEMLYGILFQPVSTLQYLSREKPLSRAMLVFVSVLLFNALVNQAISLANIEELPFSLPINLLWIFGLMGVIFSVLLLFLMAGFFSLLSEVFFGRANASGLLVCLGFASVPGILGPPLQYAAILIKLPAGVVLFPLISIVWVMILQVMALRESLKLDTGKAILLYIFPLLLVFFLLAIIAASFISGFPFAEL, encoded by the coding sequence TTGACTTTAACGGAAATGCTTTACGGTATCCTATTTCAACCAGTTTCGACCCTGCAATACCTAAGCCGGGAAAAACCATTATCCCGGGCTATGCTGGTATTTGTATCGGTGCTGCTTTTTAATGCGTTGGTAAACCAGGCCATATCCCTGGCCAATATTGAAGAACTCCCCTTTTCATTGCCGATCAATCTGCTCTGGATATTTGGCCTTATGGGGGTAATTTTTTCCGTTCTGCTTCTTTTCCTGATGGCGGGTTTCTTTTCTCTTTTGAGCGAAGTTTTTTTCGGGCGCGCAAATGCCAGTGGATTGCTGGTTTGTTTGGGGTTTGCTTCAGTTCCCGGCATACTGGGACCGCCTTTGCAGTATGCTGCTATCCTAATAAAGCTGCCAGCCGGTGTAGTGCTTTTTCCTTTGATCAGCATAGTGTGGGTAATGATATTACAGGTAATGGCTCTGCGGGAATCATTGAAACTGGATACGGGTAAAGCAATCCTTTTGTATATATTTCCATTGCTATTAGTTTTCTTCTTATTGGCGATAATAGCGGCATCCTTTATCTCCGGCTTCCCCTTTGCGGAGTTATAA